One Granulicella sp. 5B5 DNA window includes the following coding sequences:
- a CDS encoding penicillin acylase family protein has translation MSTASPANFARTPDPQPRRKARRLARALLIGVVVLLVLLVTLALIVTASLRRALHANLPQLDGDIHIAGLTAPVTITRDAHAVPSITASNLDDLLFAQGYTTASDRLWQMDALRRHAAGELAEILGPSLIDHDRQQRYLQLRAAADRTIATLPADQLHQLNDYANGVNAWINTHSNALPVEFRALHYTPAPWTPRDTLLVALVMSQDLTTSFPQKLNREALTSRLPADLIADMYPVGSWRDHPPSQQPIDLTAPTDVPEIPLDNTQSSLRPTASPHDLLSTNTPLIHQSCDACRAGSNDWVIAASRSASGAPLLSNDMHLSLSAPDIWYEAALHTTDQSLEVTGFTLPGVPFILVGRNAHVAWGFTNTGADVQDVYIEHFRGSGNETQFEHPDHTWSPVAHHTEIIHVRAGHDVTLDVLTTTHAAGANTIQTPIISPIYKTERRPLSLAWNVYDPTTISMPLLAIDTAQDAASLVTAFSTFSTPSLNLVYADSQHIGYHLLGRIPIRGPAIQHPRTITPSLLEAPAASPLETDEDSDEDSASPPPAIATPTKPSANTPTTLAPVIDYTIGSPLSNVPVDSLDPNQQWSGYIPYGALPAVTDPTSGVLATANARVTPADYPYFITDDWVDPYRVELIYRLIGARTGLTPADMLRIQTDVHSDVDLVIAQRLAYAIDHASTTALHRDPKRLHEAANILRNWRGDLTPDSAAASITIATRAELWPMLLDAQLRAHGIASKQQLAELTALYTWGEKYTALEQLITHQPKRWLPSNYGSWSDLLAAAVDRAITHAPHDLSTWSYGRYHPVEIAHPILGSETLLSRILGIRTGSGVQPIGGDATTVKASGLHFGPSERFTADLSNPDTTFANITTGESGNPASAFYLDQFTPWLHGTTLPLPLNHPGIDHTLTLLPN, from the coding sequence ATGAGCACAGCCTCTCCAGCGAACTTCGCCCGCACGCCTGATCCACAGCCCCGCCGCAAAGCACGCCGCCTCGCGCGCGCGCTGCTCATCGGCGTCGTTGTGCTTCTTGTCCTGCTGGTCACACTCGCTCTCATCGTCACCGCCTCACTGCGCCGCGCCCTGCACGCCAACCTCCCGCAGCTTGACGGCGACATCCACATCGCAGGCCTCACCGCACCTGTCACCATCACCCGCGACGCACACGCCGTCCCCTCGATCACCGCATCGAACCTCGACGACCTCCTCTTCGCGCAGGGCTACACCACCGCCTCCGACCGCCTCTGGCAGATGGACGCCCTCCGCCGCCACGCTGCCGGCGAGCTCGCCGAGATCCTCGGCCCCTCGCTCATCGACCACGACCGTCAGCAGCGCTACCTGCAGCTCCGCGCCGCCGCCGATCGCACCATCGCCACACTGCCCGCCGACCAGCTCCACCAACTCAACGACTACGCCAACGGCGTCAACGCCTGGATCAACACGCACTCCAACGCGCTCCCCGTCGAGTTCCGTGCTCTTCACTACACACCCGCGCCCTGGACACCCCGCGACACGCTCCTCGTCGCCCTCGTCATGAGCCAAGACCTCACCACCAGCTTTCCTCAGAAGCTCAACCGCGAGGCCCTCACTTCACGCCTTCCCGCTGATCTCATCGCCGACATGTACCCCGTCGGCTCCTGGCGCGACCACCCGCCCTCGCAACAACCCATCGACCTCACCGCCCCCACAGACGTCCCCGAGATCCCACTCGACAACACGCAATCCTCACTGCGCCCTACCGCATCACCCCACGACCTCCTCTCCACCAACACCCCACTCATCCACCAGTCCTGCGATGCCTGCCGCGCCGGCTCCAACGACTGGGTCATCGCCGCCTCGCGCTCCGCCTCCGGCGCGCCGCTGCTCTCCAACGACATGCACCTCTCGCTCTCCGCGCCGGACATCTGGTACGAAGCGGCGCTCCACACAACCGACCAATCGCTCGAGGTCACCGGCTTCACGCTCCCCGGCGTTCCCTTCATCCTCGTCGGCCGCAACGCGCACGTCGCGTGGGGATTCACCAACACCGGCGCCGACGTCCAGGACGTCTACATCGAGCACTTCCGCGGCTCCGGCAACGAGACCCAGTTCGAGCACCCCGACCACACCTGGTCCCCCGTCGCCCACCACACCGAGATCATCCACGTCCGCGCAGGCCACGATGTCACCCTCGACGTCCTCACCACCACCCACGCCGCCGGCGCCAACACCATCCAGACACCCATCATCTCCCCGATCTACAAGACCGAACGCCGCCCCCTCTCGCTCGCTTGGAACGTCTACGACCCCACCACCATCTCCATGCCGCTCCTCGCCATCGACACCGCGCAGGACGCAGCCTCGCTCGTCACCGCCTTCAGCACCTTCTCCACCCCGTCACTCAACCTCGTCTACGCCGACTCGCAACACATCGGCTACCACCTCCTCGGACGCATCCCCATCCGCGGCCCAGCCATCCAGCACCCACGCACCATCACACCTTCGCTGCTCGAAGCACCAGCCGCATCGCCGTTGGAGACAGACGAAGACTCCGACGAAGATTCAGCCTCACCACCGCCCGCCATCGCCACACCCACAAAGCCCTCGGCCAACACACCCACAACACTCGCACCCGTCATCGACTACACCATCGGCTCGCCGCTCTCCAACGTTCCCGTCGACTCCCTCGACCCCAACCAGCAATGGTCCGGCTACATCCCCTACGGCGCCCTCCCCGCCGTCACCGATCCCACCTCCGGCGTCCTCGCCACCGCCAACGCCCGCGTCACACCTGCCGACTATCCCTACTTCATCACCGACGACTGGGTCGATCCCTACCGCGTCGAGCTCATCTACCGCCTGATCGGCGCACGCACCGGCCTCACCCCCGCCGACATGCTCCGCATCCAGACCGACGTCCACTCCGACGTCGACCTAGTCATCGCGCAGCGCCTCGCCTACGCGATCGACCACGCCTCGACCACCGCTCTGCATCGCGACCCCAAACGCTTGCACGAGGCAGCCAACATCCTCCGCAACTGGCGCGGTGACCTCACACCCGACTCCGCCGCGGCCTCCATCACCATTGCCACCCGCGCCGAGCTCTGGCCCATGCTCCTCGACGCCCAGCTCCGAGCCCACGGCATCGCCAGCAAACAACAGCTCGCCGAGCTCACCGCCCTCTACACCTGGGGAGAGAAATACACCGCGCTCGAACAGCTCATCACCCACCAGCCCAAGCGCTGGCTCCCCAGCAACTACGGCAGCTGGAGCGACCTCCTCGCCGCTGCCGTCGACCGCGCCATCACCCACGCACCGCACGACCTCAGCACCTGGAGCTACGGCCGTTACCATCCCGTCGAGATCGCGCACCCCATCCTCGGCAGCGAAACCCTTCTCAGCCGCATCCTCGGCATCCGCACCGGCAGCGGCGTGCAACCCATCGGCGGCGACGCCACCACCGTCAAGGCCTCAGGCCTGCACTTCGGCCCCAGCGAACGCTTCACCGCCGACCTCTCCAACCCCGACACCACCTTCGCCAACATCACTACCGGCGAATCCGGCAACCCGGCCAGCGCCTTCTACCTCGATCAGTTCACGCCGTGGCTGCACGGCACAACGCTGCCGCTGCCACTCAACCACCCCGGCATCGACCACACTCTCACTCTTCTGCCGAATTGA
- a CDS encoding polyprenyl synthetase family protein, with protein sequence MSTDVQSLLKSGVALTDAALERLLPSATTPPHSIHRAMRHSTFAGGKRLRPILCIEAARMIAGALPDGAVDLGCALEMVHTYSLIHDDLPALDNDDLRRGQPTCHVAFGEAIAILAGDALQTLAFQTIAALPAPPATVVAVLHDFALAIGTGVGPVPGSGLPGELPPGMIGGQVMDIEGEGHKPTAELVERIHRAKTGALITTSIVTGGLLGLGAKPAHNHTDVIARLRTFGEKAGLAFQIVDDILDMTQSSEQLGKTAGKDTATDKATWPAVYGIKQSKKDASELIADAFAALAPFGDSAAPLKALAQYLTDRTH encoded by the coding sequence ATGTCTACCGACGTCCAATCCCTCCTCAAGTCCGGCGTAGCCCTCACCGATGCAGCCCTCGAGCGTCTGCTCCCCTCTGCCACCACCCCGCCACACAGCATCCACCGGGCTATGCGCCACTCGACGTTTGCAGGTGGAAAGCGTCTCCGCCCCATCCTCTGCATCGAAGCCGCGCGCATGATCGCCGGCGCACTGCCCGACGGCGCCGTAGACCTCGGCTGCGCCCTCGAGATGGTGCACACCTACTCCCTCATCCACGACGACCTGCCCGCACTCGACAACGACGATCTCCGCCGCGGCCAGCCCACCTGCCACGTCGCCTTCGGAGAAGCCATCGCCATCCTCGCCGGCGACGCCCTCCAAACCCTCGCCTTCCAGACCATCGCCGCACTCCCCGCACCGCCCGCCACCGTCGTCGCCGTCCTGCATGACTTCGCCCTCGCCATCGGCACCGGCGTCGGCCCTGTTCCCGGCTCTGGCCTCCCCGGCGAGCTTCCACCCGGCATGATCGGCGGCCAAGTCATGGACATCGAAGGCGAAGGCCACAAGCCCACCGCCGAACTCGTCGAGCGCATCCACCGCGCCAAGACCGGCGCGCTCATCACCACCTCCATCGTCACCGGCGGTCTGCTCGGTCTCGGCGCAAAGCCCGCGCACAATCACACTGACGTCATCGCACGCCTCCGCACCTTCGGCGAAAAAGCCGGCCTCGCCTTCCAGATCGTCGACGACATCCTCGACATGACACAGTCCTCCGAGCAGCTCGGCAAGACCGCCGGCAAAGACACAGCAACTGACAAAGCCACCTGGCCCGCCGTCTACGGCATCAAGCAGTCGAAGAAGGACGCCTCTGAGCTCATCGCCGACGCCTTCGCCGCGCTCGCCCCCTTCGGCGACTCCGCCGCGCCGCTCAAAGCCCTCGCCCAGTACCTCACCGACCGCACCCACTGA